The following DNA comes from Bradyrhizobium manausense.
CTTATATAGCGCGAATTCCCTGTCATCGCTGATGACCACCGGTTTCGCCTCCAAAAGGGGTGGGCGAAGCACAAAGGAGATTTGCCATGAGCAACGCACCTCTGATGCCCAAGGCGACCGCCGTCTGGCTGCTCGACAACACCGCGCTGACCTTCGACCAGGTCGCCGATTTCACCAAGATGCACCCCCTCGAGGTGCGCGCGATCGCCGACGGCGACGCGGCGCAGGGCATCAAGGGCAGCGACCCGATCTCCAACGGCCAGCTCACCCGCGAGGAGATCGAGAAGGGCGAGAAGAACCAAGACTACCGGCTCCGTCTCCAGGAGAGCAAGGTCGTGCTGCCGCCGCAGCCCAAGCGCAAGGGCCCGCGCTACACCCCGGTGTCGCGCCGTCACGAGCGCCCCAGCGCGATCCTCTGGCTGCTGCGCAGCCATCCGGAGCTCAAGGACGCCCAGGTCATGCGCCTGGTCGGCACCACCAAGAGCACCATCGCAAGCGTCCGCGACCGCACCCACTGGAACACGTCGCAGCTGACCCCGATCGATCCTGTGACCCTCGGCCTCTGCTCGCAGATCGAGCTCGATTTCGAAGTGGCGCGCGCGGCCAAGGAAAAGCCGATCGACGCAGCCTATGGCGGCGCGACGCTGCTGCCGGCTTCGGAGACCACCAAAAAGGACGAGTACGAGACGTCGGAGAAGTCGAGCGACGACCTCAACGTCGACGCCGTGTTCGCCAAGCTCAAGACCCTCGGCGGCAAGAAGCACGAGGAAGAGGAGGAGTAATCCTCGCTCCCTTTCGTCATCGAAACACAAAACGCGGCGGGAAAATCCGCCGCGTTTTTGTTTTGGGCTGCTCCCACACCTTCCACTGTCGTCCCGGCGAAGGCCGGGAATCATAATCACAGGGAGGAGTTTTGGCGACGATCCGCAGTTCGGTACAGCTACTGCCCACAATCGATAGATCACGCGGTATGGGTCCCGGCCTTCGCCGGGACGACAGAGTGATCTACGGCCGGTCCGGATGGTTCAGCATGTATTCGCCGAGATCGCGCTGACGGCGATCGGCGCGGGAAATCGCCGCATTGCGCTGGACGTCGCGGTCCTTGCGGCAGGCCACGTATTCGGGCGAACCGGACGCATAGCCGCGGCTCTGGCACACCGCGTCATCGTCGTCACCGCCCATGGCGACCGGCGTCTGGTAACGCGCGGAGCAGGCGGAGAGGGCCATGGCGAGCAGGACAGCTGCAAGCAGGCGCGGCGCGGTGGCGAGTGGCATACGTGGTCCTTTGCTGACCAAGCCTGTTTAGCGCGGAATGAGGAGATTGTAAGTCCCTGACGCTATCCCTCACGCGCCGTCATTTCCCGCGAAAGCGGGTGATGACGGCGGTGATCTCCTCACACCCTCCCCTTCAACGCCTCCCCGATCTCGTCCAGCACCTTGGGATCCTCGATCGTGGCCGGCATGGTCCAGGCCTCGCCGTCGGCGATCTTCTTGATCGTGCCGCGCAGGATCTTGCCCGAGCGCGTCTTGGGCAGACGACCCACGGTGATGGCGAGCTTGAACGCGGCGACCGGGCCAAGCCGGTCGCGCACCAGCGCGACGATCTCCTTCTCGATCTCGGCCGGCGCACGTTTCACGCCGGCTTTCAGCACCAGGAAGCCGCAGGGCACCTCGCCCTTGATCGAATCCTTGATGCCGAGCACGGCGCATTCGGCGACATCAGCGTGCGACGCCAGAATCTCCTCCATGCCGCCGGTGGAGAGGCGGTGGCCCGCGACATTGATGATGTCGTCGGTGCGGCCCATGACGAAGATATAGCCGTCCTCGTCCTTGTAGCCGGCGTCCGAGGTTTTGTAGTAGCCGGGGAATTCGCTCAGATACGCTTCCTTGAAGCGCGCATCCTGATTCCACAGCGTCGGCAAACAGCCCGGCGGCATCGGCAGTTTGATCACGATCGAGCCCATGGTGTTCGCAGGCAACGGCTTCGATGCCTCATCCACCACGTCCACCTGATAACCCGGCATCGGCACCGTCGGCGAACCATGCTTCACCGGCAGCATCCCGAGACCCACCGGATTGCCGGCGATGCACCAGCCGGTCTCGGTCTGCCACCAATGGTCGATCACGGGCACTTTCAGCTGCTGCTCGGCCCATTCCACCGTCGGCGGATCGGCGCGTTCGCCGGCAAGGAATAGCGTGCGGAAGTTCGACAGATCGTATTGCCGGATGAACTTGCCGTCCGGATCCTCTTTCCGGATGGCGCGGAACGCGGTCGGCGCGGTGAAGAAGGCGACCGCCTTGTGCTCGGAGATCACGCGCCAGAACGCGCCGGCGTCGGGCGTGCCGATCGGCTTGCCCTCATACATGATCGAGGTCGCCCCATGCAGCAGCGGGCCATAGATGATGTAGCTGTGGCCGACCACCCAGCCGATATCGGAGCCGCACCACCAGACCTCTCCCGGCTTGACGCCATAGAGGTTGAACATCGACCATTTCACCGCGACCAGATGCCCGCCATTGTCGCGCACCACGCCTTTGGGAATGCCGGTCGTGCCCGACGTGTAGAGAATGTAGAGCGGGTCGGTCGCCGCGACCGGCACGCAAGCCGCCTTCTTGCCGTCATTCATCGCCTTGCGGCGCAGGCTCGCCCAATCATAGTCGCGCTTCGGCGCGAGATCGCAGATCAGTTGCGGACGCTGAAGCACGATGCAGGCCTTGGGCTTCGCCGTCGCGAGCTTGATCGCCTCGTCGAGCAGCGGCTTGTACTGCACGATCCGGCCGGGCTCGACGCCGCAGCTCGCCGAGAGAATGAGCTTCGGCTGCGCATCGTCGATGCGGGTGGCGAGCTCCTTCGCAGCAAAGCCGCCGAACACCACGGAATGCACCGCGCCGATCCGGGCGCAGGCCAGCATCGCGACCACGGCCTCCGGCACCATCGGCATATAGAGGATGACACGATCGCCCTTGGCGACGCCGAAATCCTGCATGATCGCAGCGAGCGCCTGCACTTCGTGCAGCAGTTCGCCATAGGTGAATTTGGTGACGCTGCCCGTCAGCGGCGAATCATGGATCAGCGCGACCTGATCGGCACGGCCGCGATCGACATGGCGATCGAGCGCGTTGTAGCAGGTGTTGACGACGCCGCCGGCGAACCAGCGGCCGTAGACGCCCTGGGTGGCATCGAAGATTGTCTTCGGTGGCTCGATCCAGTCGATCTCCTTCGCCGCCTCGGCCCAAAAACCTTCGGGATCGGCCAGCGAGCGCGCATGGACCTCGTGATATCGACTCTTTCCCTGGACGTTCATTCCCGGCGCTCCCGTTCCCTTTGTTCGCCTGGCCTCGACCTGACCGGCAGGACGAGCCTCCCGCCATGACTGGGATCAAGGACCGGCGTCATTTGAGGGGTATTTTCCCGGGAACGGGCCGCGGTTCAAGCTGAAAAGGATGAGCCTTTTGGAGGAGGCGCAGCGGTTGCGCGGATGGTGTGCTCCTCGCTCGGCTTGCTGGAAGAGGCGAAGAGCCCCTAGCCCGCCATTGCATTCAACCGCTGCAACCGGTCCTGCATGACCTTCTTCAGATCGTAGCCGGGACGGCGGAAGCTGGCGTCGCGGATGGCGAGGAACTCGTGCTGGGATTTGCGCAGATCAGCGGCCGAGCGCCGGCTCATCGATTTCAGCACCCGCTCATAGGTCTCGGCGAGTTGGCGGTCGAGCGCGCCCAACTGCGGATCGGCGCAGATTACCTTCTCGACCTCGCGCTTGGCATCGGCGCAATCGAATGACGGGCCGTTGCCTGAATTCGCGGCCAGCGGCTGCGGCGGCGCGGCGCCGAATTTCGCGATCTCCGCCATCATGGTGCGGCGGCCATCCGCGGCATTCGTGTTACCGGGGTCGAGCCGCAGCGCCGTCTCGTAATCGGCCAGCGCCTTCTTGCGGTCGCCCATCTTGGAATAGAGCACGGCGCGGTTGTTGTAGGTCTTCGCGAAGTTGGGATCGAGTTTCAGCGCGGCCTCGTAGTCGCTGAGCGCTGCGCCGAACTCGCCCTTGAACTGGTAGGAATCGCCACGGTTGGTGAAGAAGTTCGGCCGCGGGGCCAGACGCAGCGCCTGGTCATAGTCGGCGATCGCCTTGTCGTAGTCTTTCATCGCGGCATAGGAGAGCCCGCGATTATCATAATACTCCGGCACTTTCGGATCGAGCCGGATCGCCTCGCTGTCGTCGGCAACCGACTTGTCGAGCTGGCCGAGCTTCTTGTAGGCGGCGCCGCGATTGGTGTAGCTGCGCGCCCGGTTCGGATCGAGCAGCAAGGCCTGGCTGAGATCGGCAACCGCCTTGTCGTTGTCGCCGTTGAGGTAATAGGTCGCGCCGCGATCGGACCAGGCCTGCGCGTAGTCCGGCTTCAGCTTGATGGCCTGATCGTAATCGGCGATCGCCCGATCGAGCCGGCGCTGGTTGGTGTAGGCGACGCCGCGCAGCTCATAGGCCTCGGCGTCCTGCGGATCGAGCTCGATCGCCTTGCTGAGATCTGATGTGGCGCGGTTGAGATCGCCGCCGGCCTCGCGCAAAAGGTCTCCGCGCAGGCGCCAGGCGCGCGAATTCTTGCCATCGAGCGCGATGGCGCGGTCGATATCCCGCAGCGCCTGCGTGAGACCACCGGAGGTCCTCGCATTGGCGTCGGCCCGAACCAGTAGCGCTGCAACGCGGTCGGAATTCGGATTTGAGGCCTGGTCAATGATGGCGCTGCACGCCGAAATGACGTCCACCGGAGCAGCTTTGCTGCCCGTCGCGCAGTCGGCCGCCGATGCCGGCGCGGCGAAGGCAAGGCTGATCGCCGCGCCGAGGAGAAAGGTGCGTAGCGGGCTATTTGCGAGCGAGGACATTTGCGCGGAAGAACGCGTGCCGCACATGGCGAAAACTCCGTGACATCAGGTTTTCCAATTGTCGCGGCGGGCATGGGATGGGTTCAAATTGGGGCGTTTCTCACCGTCATGGCCGGGCTTGTCCCGGCATGACCACCTCCTATGGGGTCAACTTAATACCCGTCCACCCCATTCAGTCGCTGCAGCCTGTCCTGCATCGCCTTCTTCAGATCATATCCTGGCCGGCCGAAGCCGGCGTTGCGGCGGGCGATGAAGTCATCCTGCTCGTGCTGGAGCTTCTTCGCCTCGCCCGCGTTGCGCGCCTCGCGGATCACGCGCGCATTGGCGGCATATACCTCCCTGTCGAGATCCGCGAGCTCGCGATTTCCGCAGATCGCCTTCTCGACGGGGCGGCGCACGCCCGAGCAAGGGAAGCTCGGCTTGCCGGCGACCGCCATCTGCGCGCCGATCCGCTCGATCTCGCGCGCCATCGCCTTGTGATTGGCTTTTTTCGTGGTTCGGATCGATCCGGAGCGCCGCGCCGAAATCCAGCACCGCCTTGGGCTTGTCACCCTTCTTCAGCCAGAGCTCGCCACGCGCATTAAAGACGTCGGCCAGCGCCGGATCGAGCAGCAATGCGCGGCTGTCATCCGCGATGGCGCGGTCGATCTGGTCGTGCAGCGCCAGCAGCGCGCCGCGCGCAACCAGCGCCTTGATCAGATCGGGCTTTGCGGTCTTCTCGTTGTCGATGACGGCGGCGCAGGCCGGGCCTGCCTTGTCCATGTCGTCGGTGGCCGTCGCGGCGAGGCATGCCGCGATGTCGACTTGCACGACGGCGGCCGGCTCGCCCCCGGTTGCGGCATGAGCCGCGTCGGACGAGAGCATAATGAGCACAACGGCCCCTGACATCTGAATGAATTTCTGAAAACGCATGCTCGCTGCAGTCGGAAGGTCTTGCTTTCTGGCTGCACTATCCACCATACGGCCGGATTGGTGCTAGCCTGTGGCGCCGCTCACATCGGTTTCGGGGACCCACTTGTCGACATTCGAATGGATCATCGTGCTTCTGCTCGGCGCCGTTGCATTATCGGCGCTGGCACGGCGGATCAAGGTCCCCTACCCGACCTTTCTCGCCATTGGCGGCGCGCTGATCGCCTTCGTGCCGAACAGCCCGTCCTGGACGCTCGAACCCGATCTGGCGTTGGCCCTTTTTGTCGCACCGGTCCTGCTCGATGCCGCCTTCGACACCTCGCTGCGCGATCTGCGCAAGAACTGGGTTCCGGTCTCGACCCTGGTCGTGGCCGCGGTCGGTCTGACCACGGTCGGCGTGGCCTATGTCGCGCATCGACTCTTCCCGGACATGCCCTGGGCCGCCGCAGTGGCGCTGGGCGCCATCGTCGCGCCGCCGGATGCTGCGGCTGCGGTCGCGATCCTGAGCCAGGTGAAGCTGCCCTACCGCATGGTCAAGGTGCTGGAGGGCGAGAGCCTGCTCAACGACGCCAGTGCGCTCCTGATCTATCGCATCGCGGTCGGCGCGGTCGTCATGGAGCACCTCAAATGGAGCGAGGTCGCGCCGACGATTGCGCTGGGGCTGGTCGGCAGCGTGATCGCCGGTCTTGTCGCGGGCCGCATCATTCCGCTGTTCATGGAACGCGTGAAGGAAGCGCCGAGCGCGATCATCGTGCAGTTCGCCACCACTTTCATGGTGTGGATCGCCGCCGAGCATCTCGGCCTCTCCGGCATCCTCACCATCGTCGTCTACGCCATGACGATCGCGCGCTCGGCAGGGCTGCGCATGCCGG
Coding sequences within:
- a CDS encoding DUF1013 domain-containing protein: MSNAPLMPKATAVWLLDNTALTFDQVADFTKMHPLEVRAIADGDAAQGIKGSDPISNGQLTREEIEKGEKNQDYRLRLQESKVVLPPQPKRKGPRYTPVSRRHERPSAILWLLRSHPELKDAQVMRLVGTTKSTIASVRDRTHWNTSQLTPIDPVTLGLCSQIELDFEVARAAKEKPIDAAYGGATLLPASETTKKDEYETSEKSSDDLNVDAVFAKLKTLGGKKHEEEEE
- a CDS encoding propionyl-CoA synthetase is translated as MNVQGKSRYHEVHARSLADPEGFWAEAAKEIDWIEPPKTIFDATQGVYGRWFAGGVVNTCYNALDRHVDRGRADQVALIHDSPLTGSVTKFTYGELLHEVQALAAIMQDFGVAKGDRVILYMPMVPEAVVAMLACARIGAVHSVVFGGFAAKELATRIDDAQPKLILSASCGVEPGRIVQYKPLLDEAIKLATAKPKACIVLQRPQLICDLAPKRDYDWASLRRKAMNDGKKAACVPVAATDPLYILYTSGTTGIPKGVVRDNGGHLVAVKWSMFNLYGVKPGEVWWCGSDIGWVVGHSYIIYGPLLHGATSIMYEGKPIGTPDAGAFWRVISEHKAVAFFTAPTAFRAIRKEDPDGKFIRQYDLSNFRTLFLAGERADPPTVEWAEQQLKVPVIDHWWQTETGWCIAGNPVGLGMLPVKHGSPTVPMPGYQVDVVDEASKPLPANTMGSIVIKLPMPPGCLPTLWNQDARFKEAYLSEFPGYYKTSDAGYKDEDGYIFVMGRTDDIINVAGHRLSTGGMEEILASHADVAECAVLGIKDSIKGEVPCGFLVLKAGVKRAPAEIEKEIVALVRDRLGPVAAFKLAITVGRLPKTRSGKILRGTIKKIADGEAWTMPATIEDPKVLDEIGEALKGRV
- a CDS encoding tetratricopeptide repeat protein is translated as MCGTRSSAQMSSLANSPLRTFLLGAAISLAFAAPASAADCATGSKAAPVDVISACSAIIDQASNPNSDRVAALLVRADANARTSGGLTQALRDIDRAIALDGKNSRAWRLRGDLLREAGGDLNRATSDLSKAIELDPQDAEAYELRGVAYTNQRRLDRAIADYDQAIKLKPDYAQAWSDRGATYYLNGDNDKAVADLSQALLLDPNRARSYTNRGAAYKKLGQLDKSVADDSEAIRLDPKVPEYYDNRGLSYAAMKDYDKAIADYDQALRLAPRPNFFTNRGDSYQFKGEFGAALSDYEAALKLDPNFAKTYNNRAVLYSKMGDRKKALADYETALRLDPGNTNAADGRRTMMAEIAKFGAAPPQPLAANSGNGPSFDCADAKREVEKVICADPQLGALDRQLAETYERVLKSMSRRSAADLRKSQHEFLAIRDASFRRPGYDLKKVMQDRLQRLNAMAG
- a CDS encoding cation:proton antiporter; this translates as MAPLTSVSGTHLSTFEWIIVLLLGAVALSALARRIKVPYPTFLAIGGALIAFVPNSPSWTLEPDLALALFVAPVLLDAAFDTSLRDLRKNWVPVSTLVVAAVGLTTVGVAYVAHRLFPDMPWAAAVALGAIVAPPDAAAAVAILSQVKLPYRMVKVLEGESLLNDASALLIYRIAVGAVVMEHLKWSEVAPTIALGLVGSVIAGLVAGRIIPLFMERVKEAPSAIIVQFATTFMVWIAAEHLGLSGILTIVVYAMTIARSAGLRMPARLRVPSYAVWETTVFVLNVLAFMLIGMQMRPIWTKLDADVRWEYCVAAAWILATVILVRLLWITFYRTTLRFLIARGIYHPKDPKQVASPKGGLIISWCGMRGLVTLATAFALPENFPYRDFIVFIAFAVVLGSLVIQGLTLRPLILAFGLKDDDPVGIEVARARAIAYRAALDAIEDDPSEEAEILRLEYRAILMQADDDPHGGIANGELPADPLRRRAIEAARKTIFDLRATEVIGDDAFHRIEEELDRAELSAGG